Within the Pseudorasbora parva isolate DD20220531a chromosome 20, ASM2467924v1, whole genome shotgun sequence genome, the region actaaaggcacatacaaagtccatctcactacagtttatgtttatgtattaattttatgaagcgacaagaatagtttttgtgcgcaaaaaaactaaatgacgacatatagtgatgggccgatttcaaaacaaatcctgaatcgatacgctgattcataaccgtatCTATGCTGTTGAATTCTATATTGATTGTGGTTTAGGTCTTGGCGTAGTGCTCAAAATGGTGCTAAAGTGTGCATTTCCTGTAACCATGAGAAACAAAAAAGTGTACGTAAAAGTGCCTTATTAAAGCCACAAAAATTAAGGGCTTTACGTAATATTCTTGCGTCTGCGTCATGGTGCttcgtgagttcacgtcagaggCTCATGCGGAAACTTGTagaattaaatcattatttcaattttttgcacacaaaaactattcttatcgcttcataacattattgtagaatcactgtagtaaGATGGACTTTAAACATCTTTagtaccttttatgggtcttgagagaggaaatgtcattgctgtCAAAGGAGGCCATTCCGAGCCATtgaatttcaacaaaaatacttTAATTATGTGTTCTGAAGGTGAACAAAGGTCTCATGGGTGTTAAACAACATTAGagtaaataattaatgacagaattaaatcAATTCAATTGAAGACATCAATTCATCATCCAGGTTTAACTTAATTTTATGgggagaggaaatgtcattgctgccagttgaggcctttctgagcaGCACTATCACaacggatttcaacaaaaatatcttaatttgtgttatgAAGATGACATGagatttttgggtaaactaatcctttaactcTAAACAAAGGAATGGCTATTCTCTTATTTGCTTATATTGGCAAATGCTAATATAGTCTAATGtacaataaatattaatataatttaaaagacaGCATTTTGCAAAtatgctatatttattattagctTTGCTTTAGTATCAGATTTGACTttcagaaaaatatgaaatcttGCAAATGAATTGCtcatattgtttttatttcactattGTTTTGTTGCAGTTTGAAGAACTACCACAAGTCATGGATGTATAAAATTGGTTCCATAGTTGTGGTTGGACAGTTGATGTTAAATGGAGTATACACAAGTGTTTCTCTGTATGTTTCCCATCATAACTACCCAGGAGGGAAAGCAATGCAGGAGCTGCATAGATTAAGGCCAGCAACAGCACGTACGTTtatttttgcatatttaatattGAATTATTATTGTAATCCAAGCAATCTGGTTAAGTTGCATACTTTACACACAGATGTGTCATTACACATTGATGTACTTGCTGCACAAACGGGAGTCTCACGGTTTCTGGAGCTAAATAATAACTGGAGGTGCGTGACCATTCAACTATCAAAGATAATTATGTGCAATGTGATTAGTCTGAATGCTTTTCCTTCAATTTCCTAGATATGACAAGAAAGAGGATTTGACCCTTGAAGATCCACTTATGAAAACTTATTCACACCTGTTAATGGAAATGAATGCAACTAAGATATTGCTGCTCAAAGACTCTTACAAACCTTTGGTCTTCATCTCAGGATATCAAAGCCTTGCATTTGAGATGTCCCAATTTCCACCTCTCAAAATCAAGTTAAACAACAAACTTGTGCTTCTAGAAAGACATTTAAATAATGAACCTAGATAACAGATAACGAAAGCTTGGAGTGAAATTGACTAATAAATGCTGCATTTCATAAGACCAATAAATAAGTGGTTATCTGAGTTCTGTTGCTGGtattatttgtgaaatttttaTTCATGGAAAGCCCCTTGAGATGCAACATCTCGTTTTCAAGGGGGACCAATTGATTGGGGGACCTATTACTGAGGGAAGCATTCATGATTCCAAGTGCTCTTTATTGTGGCTTAATTTCATAGAtgcacacattttaaaaatgtgttttatttattgatgcTTCTTCCACAGGCTTTAAGATTTTTGCAAATGCATTCACTTTTTTTAAGCATGTTATCACTACACCTCCCTGTGGTTTGTCaactttttaatgtttcataGAATAATAAGTCATAGATTTTCCAGTCAGACTGCCCTCTCCAACAAATGCCAAAataaaattaccttttttttttttttacactactCATATAAAATTACTACATTGTTCAGTTTGGATTTGAATTAGAATACTTTTAGCAAGATCATTCAGTTATGGAAACTATATGCATCTAGtgataattacaaaaaaatatataatgatctgaaacatttcaaaatgtaaaagcaacatggttttcaaagtgtaaagttttatttacaaattgcaaaaaaaaaaaaaaaaatattccagTTTGAATTTTTCCTGTATCAAATTATATTTAggaaattatttataaaatgtacagTACATTTCCTTGATGTcccataatttaaccctttagatttatataaaaaaagatttgtgcTTGAGACAAATTTTCAAATAGATTTCAACCTGAAAGTACAGcattatgtacatttttttaaacaaataaaaacaaatcatcatcagcaaaaaaaaaaaaaaaaaaaaaaacctactaCCGGTAATTCTAACAGTACCATGAGCCACAAAAATCACAAcacataattaaataaaatacatttaaaacatctcagtcacagcatttattttgggccatgtatttatataaaaacagTATTCAGCATGTAGTTTCAATTTTATAAAATCAGTAAAATCAGAAGACTACGACTTTGCACATCAATTAATATTTACAGCATGTTGACCTGAAGTAGTTTGTATAAGGCACAAGGAGAGAGAAGACAAAGAtatattttatcaaataaaaagaATCAGTACAGCAACAAACAATAACTACCCCTATAACTAGATAACCCTCCCTCCCTGAAAACACTTTTCACCAGGAATAAGACTCCAGTTATCAAGTGTACTCAACAGTAGTACTCAAAGCAGTCTTTTATTCAGTTAAATATtcagatgctctgtgtattgaATTTGAACcacagtaaaattaattgtgGTTAATTAGGCCTTCTCAGAAAGTTACTTGAGTGGTCCTAGTTTGAAGTTCATCAGAGTCTAAGAAACAGCCttgtaaatataaatacataattatCAGTACTGAAAATATATCAAAGGAAGGTTGACCTTTAAAAATAGAAGTCCTTCAAGATTTTCTAGCAATGGTCGGGACTGATTCAGAGCACAGTTGACACTTGATGTGCTAAAAAGTGTGTCTGCTGGTACAATGCTGGGTGGACAACCCACATAGCGTACAGCTACTTTGGCAAGGTCAGGCCACAGTAACTTCTTCAGGTTCCAATAATCCAGAGGATCACAACTCTGGTCAAGAATGTCCTCCTCCAAATACTCCAGCACAGCAAGCTCCAGTGATTTTGGTCTCTCCTCTTGCTTGATTTTCTGTCTAATGTCATCCATTAGAGCCCAGAGGTTCTCTTTGTTTGAGGCCATGCTGTTTGATGAAGCTGGTATTTCACTACATCCATTTGAAAGTGGTGGCTTGGTCTCCCCAGGGTTAGATGCAGACACCTCAAGCTCTTGTATGAGGTCATGCTTACActgttctgcttcttcttcagtAAAGAGGGATGTCTTATACCTTGGGTCCAACATGGTTGCCCATATGTACCTTGGGTCATGAAGTGTAGGGGACATTCTAGTCACCATTGCTTCCTTTAAAGACTTCAGCATATTATCAATACCCATCGTCTCATCAAAAAGCATATCTATCTTTCGGTTGAGTATGTGAATAAGTGGAATGACCTGACCTAGTGTTGCAGTGCGATTGCTCATCTCCCTGCAGGCTACCTCAAAAGGCTTAAGAGCATTGCAGACCGATTGCATGACTTCCCACTGGTCACAGCTTATCAGTTCCCTGAAATTGCACTCTATCGACATCTCATCAATGGCTTTCTTTTGCTCTACTAATCGCTCAAGCATAAAGTATGATGTTTTCCACTTAGAGGGAACATCCTGAACCAGCTGATTTTCAGGTAACTGATAAGCTTTTTGCAGCTCTGCCAACTTCTCCTTTGCTTTAGCAGAACGGTGCACTCTTTCACAGATTTTTCGAGCAATACTAAGCAAATTCTGAACCATCCTCTGACTTTTTATGGCTTCATTAACAATGAGGTCTATGTTATGACCAAAACACTGCATGGTGGTGTGGTCACTGCTCTCTAGTATGCTTCCAATAGTTTGGTTATCTGTTACAGTAAATCCAATTTTAAGGCCTGAGGAACCAATCCAGGTATCCCAAAGATATTCAAGCTGCTTCTGTATGTTCAGCATATTGTAGTCACAGTCAATTGAGGAAACACCGAGGAGGGCTGAACAGTGGAAATCTTGACCCTGAACTAGAACTTGAGACTCAAATGTTACCCAGTGGGCTGTAAGAATCAAGTACTCTTGAGTTTGGCTGCTCACCCATACACTTGTTGTGAAATGGATGATTCCACCTTCAGCCTCCTTTAGGTGGGTCAGAACTACTTCTTTCACACTCTCATACATTTCTGGGATTGCGGTGCTGGTAAAGTAGGATGAGGAAGGTAGAGAATACTGTGGTTGGAGGTATTCCAGTAACCGGTTCAGGCCAAGATTTTCCACTACAGTTGATGGCTGAAGATCCAGTGCAAGCATTTCTGCAATGAGTTTGGTAATTTTTTTGGCAGCTGGGTGGCATTCACTGAACTTTTCTGCATTCTCCTCATAAGTAGAAATGTCCATGAGCTCCTGCTTAACTTGAATTTCAGCAGATGAGACATCACCTGagatattactattattttcaaGCACATGTCCATGAAATCTCTGCATGTGCCTAAATAAGCAACTAGTGCCTAAATTTGTTGTCTTTTTCCCCCTACTAATTGTGCGGCTACAGTGCAAACAGACCACCTTAGTTGGGTCCGCAGAGGAAATAGAAAAATGATTCCATAGCTTTGAAGTCTTTTTGCTGAAAACAGGCATTGTATGGGGTTTGTTCTCAACAGCAGGGGTGTCTGTTGCATTTTTCATCAGGTTGTCCTCTGCAGTAGGTGTTGAATGAGGTGACTGAGGTGAGGAAACTTTGTCAATTGTGCTTTTTTGCGTCTTGAGAACATCAGGATGCCGTCGCATCAAATGCCTCATTAAACAGCTCGTGCCAAAGTCCCCTCGTTTACCACGACTTATGACACAAGGACAATATCGACACAAAGCTTTGAGTTGGTCAACAGGAGAGACAATGAAATGATGCCATACTTCTGATTTCACCCGTTtcattattttcttgttttgttgaaaaaccGAGCTCTGATCTTGGGATACACTGTGCCCCTCAGTTTGTTCCTCTGGAGAGGATGACAGAGGTATATTTTCCCCTTTCAGTCTAAAAGATGCATCAAGTAAGGACTCTTGTCCAGATTGATATGTAACATCATTTGCCTCATCTTCAAGAGTCATGTGCTCACTGTCATCATTGGGCACTTCATCTGATATGGTATCAGGGCGATGCGAGTTACAGAGGAATTCCTTTTTGACCTCTGTGGATTCTTGTGAGCGTGATAGCAAAGTTGGCGGAGTGGTGTAAGGCGGAGGAATGGTTGAGCCCTGTCCGTTTTCTTCAATGACTATATCTCGATGGGCCCGCCACATGTGGCGAATAAGGCAGCTCGTCCCCAAGTCTTTTCCATTTTTGCCACGACTGAATTCATTCATGCAATGAATACACACTGCTTTTGAGCTGTCAGCAGGGGataaataaaagtgtttccagACTGCGGAGCGCCGCCGAGAACTTGAGCTTTTAGGGGCTGATCCAGGGGATTCAGTCAAGTCTGTGGCATCATCATTATGGTTGTTCAAGGAATGTGGGGAAGGAACCGTACTAGAGTCATTCTTGACACTCTTTTCTGCTTTTGGTTTGACCTTTTGTAAAGAGTCTTTGGACACTATGTCTGTGGCCTCAGCTTGAAAGGAGGACAATGAAGTATGGTTGTCTGTAGGTTGCTTGATGCTTACAGACAAGTCTCCATTGTTTGGTGATTTGTTAGGAGGTATTAAAGATGAAGAACTGGACAAATTATTTAATGAATCCCCATCTTGCAGAAGAACAGTGGGATGAGCCCTTCGCACATGCCTCATTAAACAACTAGTACTGAGGTCTTTCTCATTTTTACCCCTGCTGAATTCTTTCATACAGTACATACAGATTGCTTTGGTACTATCACGTGGTGATATGAAAAAATGATTCCAAGCAGGAGATTTTTTTCTAGGGTTAAGGGGACTTCTTATGGATGATAGAAGGCTTTGTGTGACAGCATCCATTGCAACATCATAAAGAGTACTTGAATACCCACTGAACAAGTTACCATAATCATCATCATAACCTCTAGTGGCAAAGGGGCCAAAGGCTCCATCAAATGATAACTTTTCATCATCCTGAGT harbors:
- the zbed4 gene encoding zinc finger BED domain-containing protein 4; this translates as MDGEDSLSKKTEDASHEHNGSKDNKRIEAKGTCLKIEGKDGYVFKSYRITPQEILEEEPHACPSETLEKNSSLVSLSFEGAEEDGSSEVDGLSTEDSAAEICEKHDSQTSPAISNKSQNIEMNNSEIETSVCIKAEPNETSEITQDDEKLSFDGAFGPFATRGYDDDYGNLFSGYSSTLYDVAMDAVTQSLLSSIRSPLNPRKKSPAWNHFFISPRDSTKAICMYCMKEFSRGKNEKDLSTSCLMRHVRRAHPTVLLQDGDSLNNLSSSSSLIPPNKSPNNGDLSVSIKQPTDNHTSLSSFQAEATDIVSKDSLQKVKPKAEKSVKNDSSTVPSPHSLNNHNDDATDLTESPGSAPKSSSSRRRSAVWKHFYLSPADSSKAVCIHCMNEFSRGKNGKDLGTSCLIRHMWRAHRDIVIEENGQGSTIPPPYTTPPTLLSRSQESTEVKKEFLCNSHRPDTISDEVPNDDSEHMTLEDEANDVTYQSGQESLLDASFRLKGENIPLSSSPEEQTEGHSVSQDQSSVFQQNKKIMKRVKSEVWHHFIVSPVDQLKALCRYCPCVISRGKRGDFGTSCLMRHLMRRHPDVLKTQKSTIDKVSSPQSPHSTPTAEDNLMKNATDTPAVENKPHTMPVFSKKTSKLWNHFSISSADPTKVVCLHCSRTISRGKKTTNLGTSCLFRHMQRFHGHVLENNSNISGDVSSAEIQVKQELMDISTYEENAEKFSECHPAAKKITKLIAEMLALDLQPSTVVENLGLNRLLEYLQPQYSLPSSSYFTSTAIPEMYESVKEVVLTHLKEAEGGIIHFTTSVWVSSQTQEYLILTAHWVTFESQVLVQGQDFHCSALLGVSSIDCDYNMLNIQKQLEYLWDTWIGSSGLKIGFTVTDNQTIGSILESSDHTTMQCFGHNIDLIVNEAIKSQRMVQNLLSIARKICERVHRSAKAKEKLAELQKAYQLPENQLVQDVPSKWKTSYFMLERLVEQKKAIDEMSIECNFRELISCDQWEVMQSVCNALKPFEVACREMSNRTATLGQVIPLIHILNRKIDMLFDETMGIDNMLKSLKEAMVTRMSPTLHDPRYIWATMLDPRYKTSLFTEEEAEQCKHDLIQELEVSASNPGETKPPLSNGCSEIPASSNSMASNKENLWALMDDIRQKIKQEERPKSLELAVLEYLEEDILDQSCDPLDYWNLKKLLWPDLAKVAVRYVGCPPSIVPADTLFSTSSVNCALNQSRPLLENLEGLLFLKVNLPLIYFQY